One window of Grus americana isolate bGruAme1 chromosome 18, bGruAme1.mat, whole genome shotgun sequence genomic DNA carries:
- the AFMID gene encoding kynurenine formamidase isoform X3, which yields MGGWRDMTAEALEEQYSPSRWSPRLGRDAVIQAHLAATAAGTQRARAGAQTSLHVPYGDGEREKLDVYFPTDPSGTFPVLVYIHGGYWQCLRLVLRTLGLVGVPAGPRRPRPRGLASFCFPPVKTSRDSRPPRWCRGAWGWWQWVTTQPPKATWTPWCCRCGAASPSWRSSTPASGAVLVSGVYDLEPILHTYVNDALNMSREVARRNSPMLCVSPAAPAACEVLVAMAQHDSPEFRRQSQEYGQALRAAGWSVSLLDLAGVDHFDIIEKLSEESFVLTQVILNMISRA from the exons ATGGGGGGCTGGCGGGACATGACCGCGGAG GCGCTGGAGGAGCAGTACTCCCCCAGCCGCTGGTCCCCCCGCCTGGGCAGGGACGCCGTCATCCAGGCGCACCTCGCGGCCACGGCGGCAG GAACCCAGCGGGCCCGGGCCGGCGCGCAGACCTCGCTGCACGTCCCCTACGGCGACGGGGAGCGGGAGAAGCTGGACGTCTATTTTCCCACGGACCCTTCTGGAA CCTTCCCGGTCCTGGTCTACATCCACGGCGGATACTGGCAGTGCCTGAG ACTTGTTCTGCGAACTCTGGGTCTGGTCGGCGTCCCAGCCGGCCCCAGGAgaccccggccccgcggccTGGCTAGTTTCTGTTTCCCCCCAGTAAAGACGAGTCGGGATTCGCGGCCCCCCCGCTGGTGTCGCGGGGCGTGGGGGTGGTGGCAGTGGGTTACGACACAGCCCCCGAAG GCCACATGGACGCCATGGTGCTGCAGGTGCGGCGCAGCCTCGCCTTCCTGGCGCAGCAGTACCCCGGCATCAG gagctgtgctggtgAGCGGCGTGTACGACCTTGAGCCCATCCTGCACACCTACGTGAACGACGCGCTGAACATGAGCCG GGAAGTCGCCCGGAGGAACAGCCCCATGCTCTGCGTCAGCCCAGCAGCGCCTGCGGCCTGCGAGGTGCTCGTGGCCATGGCCCAGCACGACTCCCCCGAGTTTCGCAGGCAGTCGCAGGAGTACGGCCAG GCTCTGCGTGCAGCCGGCTGGTCCGTCTCACTGCTGGATCTTGCTGGCGTGGATCACTTTGACATCATTGAGAAGCTGTCAGAGGAGAGCTTTGTGCTCACTCAG GTGATTCTGAACATGATTTCAAGAGCTTGA
- the AFMID gene encoding kynurenine formamidase isoform X1 — translation MGGWRDMTAEALEEQYSPSRWSPRLGRDAVIQAHLAATAAGTQRARAGAQTSLHVPYGDGEREKLDVYFPTDPSGTFPVLVYIHGGYWQCLRLVLRTLGLVGVPAGPRRPRPRGLASFCFPPVKTSRDSRPPRWCRGAWGWWQWVTTQPPKATWTPWCCRCGAASPSWRSSTPASGAHLAAMVLSTDWTEYGVVPDIKGAVLVSGVYDLEPILHTYVNDALNMSREVARRNSPMLCVSPAAPAACEVLVAMAQHDSPEFRRQSQEYGQALRAAGWSVSLLDLAGVDHFDIIEKLSEESFVLTQVILNMISRA, via the exons ATGGGGGGCTGGCGGGACATGACCGCGGAG GCGCTGGAGGAGCAGTACTCCCCCAGCCGCTGGTCCCCCCGCCTGGGCAGGGACGCCGTCATCCAGGCGCACCTCGCGGCCACGGCGGCAG GAACCCAGCGGGCCCGGGCCGGCGCGCAGACCTCGCTGCACGTCCCCTACGGCGACGGGGAGCGGGAGAAGCTGGACGTCTATTTTCCCACGGACCCTTCTGGAA CCTTCCCGGTCCTGGTCTACATCCACGGCGGATACTGGCAGTGCCTGAG ACTTGTTCTGCGAACTCTGGGTCTGGTCGGCGTCCCAGCCGGCCCCAGGAgaccccggccccgcggccTGGCTAGTTTCTGTTTCCCCCCAGTAAAGACGAGTCGGGATTCGCGGCCCCCCCGCTGGTGTCGCGGGGCGTGGGGGTGGTGGCAGTGGGTTACGACACAGCCCCCGAAG GCCACATGGACGCCATGGTGCTGCAGGTGCGGCGCAGCCTCGCCTTCCTGGCGCAGCAGTACCCCGGCATCAG GGGCCCACTTGGCAGCCATGGTCTTGTCCACGGACTGGACGGAATATGGCGTGGTGCCAGATATCAAAG gagctgtgctggtgAGCGGCGTGTACGACCTTGAGCCCATCCTGCACACCTACGTGAACGACGCGCTGAACATGAGCCG GGAAGTCGCCCGGAGGAACAGCCCCATGCTCTGCGTCAGCCCAGCAGCGCCTGCGGCCTGCGAGGTGCTCGTGGCCATGGCCCAGCACGACTCCCCCGAGTTTCGCAGGCAGTCGCAGGAGTACGGCCAG GCTCTGCGTGCAGCCGGCTGGTCCGTCTCACTGCTGGATCTTGCTGGCGTGGATCACTTTGACATCATTGAGAAGCTGTCAGAGGAGAGCTTTGTGCTCACTCAG GTGATTCTGAACATGATTTCAAGAGCTTGA
- the AFMID gene encoding kynurenine formamidase isoform X2, whose protein sequence is MGGWRDMTAEALEEQYSPSRWSPRLGRDAVIQAHLAATAAGTQRARAGAQTSLHVPYGDGEREKLDVYFPTDPSGTFPVLVYIHGGYWQCLSKDESGFAAPPLVSRGVGVVAVGYDTAPEGHMDAMVLQVRRSLAFLAQQYPGIRGIYLCGHSAGAHLAAMVLSTDWTEYGVVPDIKGAVLVSGVYDLEPILHTYVNDALNMSREVARRNSPMLCVSPAAPAACEVLVAMAQHDSPEFRRQSQEYGQALRAAGWSVSLLDLAGVDHFDIIEKLSEESFVLTQVILNMISRA, encoded by the exons ATGGGGGGCTGGCGGGACATGACCGCGGAG GCGCTGGAGGAGCAGTACTCCCCCAGCCGCTGGTCCCCCCGCCTGGGCAGGGACGCCGTCATCCAGGCGCACCTCGCGGCCACGGCGGCAG GAACCCAGCGGGCCCGGGCCGGCGCGCAGACCTCGCTGCACGTCCCCTACGGCGACGGGGAGCGGGAGAAGCTGGACGTCTATTTTCCCACGGACCCTTCTGGAA CCTTCCCGGTCCTGGTCTACATCCACGGCGGATACTGGCAGTGCCTGAG TAAAGACGAGTCGGGATTCGCGGCCCCCCCGCTGGTGTCGCGGGGCGTGGGGGTGGTGGCAGTGGGTTACGACACAGCCCCCGAAG GCCACATGGACGCCATGGTGCTGCAGGTGCGGCGCAGCCTCGCCTTCCTGGCGCAGCAGTACCCCGGCATCAG AGGCATTTACCTGTGTGGACACTCGGCAGGGGCCCACTTGGCAGCCATGGTCTTGTCCACGGACTGGACGGAATATGGCGTGGTGCCAGATATCAAAG gagctgtgctggtgAGCGGCGTGTACGACCTTGAGCCCATCCTGCACACCTACGTGAACGACGCGCTGAACATGAGCCG GGAAGTCGCCCGGAGGAACAGCCCCATGCTCTGCGTCAGCCCAGCAGCGCCTGCGGCCTGCGAGGTGCTCGTGGCCATGGCCCAGCACGACTCCCCCGAGTTTCGCAGGCAGTCGCAGGAGTACGGCCAG GCTCTGCGTGCAGCCGGCTGGTCCGTCTCACTGCTGGATCTTGCTGGCGTGGATCACTTTGACATCATTGAGAAGCTGTCAGAGGAGAGCTTTGTGCTCACTCAG GTGATTCTGAACATGATTTCAAGAGCTTGA